The Bacteroidota bacterium genomic interval TCGGCGCCGGCCCGGCCACCATCGCCTACGTGGAGACGACGCCGCAGAACCCCTACGAGTTGGTGGCGACGAGCCTCAGCGGGCAGCGCGTCCGCCGCCTCACCCGCCACAACGCCGACTGGCTCGCGGGCAAGCAACTGGCGACCTACGAGCCCTACTCCGCCGCACAGTTCATCGCCGACACCGTAGGCGTGACGCCGGGTCTCGGCTTCGGCCCCGACGAGGTCGTGCTCGACACCATCGCTACGTCGCTGGACGTGTGGGTGATGCGCCCGCCCGGCTTACGGAGCGGCCAGCGCGCGCCGCTCATGGTACAGATTCACGGCGGCCCCATGGCCATGTGGGGCCCCGGCGAGGCGACGATGTGGCACGAGTTCCAGTACCTCGCCGCGCAGGGCTACGGCATTGTGTTCACGAACCCGCGCGGCTCGGGCGGCTACGGCTCGGCGTTCCGCCGGGCCAACTTCCAGGACTGGGGCGCGGGGCCAACGGACGATGTACTGAAGGCCGCCGACCTCGCGGCGGCGCTGCCGTGGGTGGACCCCCAACGGCAAGTCGTCACGGGTGGCTCGTATGCCGGCTACCTGACGGCGTGGATCGTCTCGCAGACGGACCGCTTCCAGGCGGCCGTCGCCCAGCGCGGCGTCTACGACCTCGACACGTTTTTCGGCGAAGGCAACGCATGGCGTCTTGTGGAGTCGCACTTCGGCGGCTTCCCGTGGGACGAGGAGGCCAGCATCGCGCTCGCGCTCAACTCGCCGCTGACGTTCGTGACCGACATCCGCACGCCGCTGCTGATCCTGCATGCGAGCCAAGACCTCCGCACCGGCGTCTCGCAGTCAGAGATGCTCTACCGCAGCCTCAAGGTGCTGGAGCGCCCCGTCGAGTACGTCCGCTACCCGAACGCGGGCCACGACCTCTCGCGCACCGGCGACCCCGACCAGCGCCTCGACCGCTTGCTCCGCATCCGCGAGTTCATGGGGCGCTTCGTGGAATAGATCGAGCCATGAACTAGGGCGCAGGCCGGCTGGGTCATACACAGACGAGGCAGCGGCTATCCCACCACGGTCAGCCGCCGCCTCGTCCTTCTCCACCCGGCCCGGTCAGTTGACCGGATCGCCTTCGGGTGCCTTGCCGCCAGGCACGTTCGTGCCTTCGATCGACTTCACGTAGGCCATCACGCCCGCGCGCTCCTCGTCGGTGAGGATCGCCCCCCACGGCGTCATACCCTTCTCGATCACGCCCTCGGTGATGACGCGGAAAATGGCGTCCGGCTCGCCGCCGTGGATGGCGTAAGTGTCGGTGAGGTTGGGTCCGATGAGCCCCTCGCCCTGCTGACCGTGGCAGGCCGCGCAGTTGGCCGTGAACAACTCCTGACCGACGGCAATGAGCGTCGCATCGCCGATGTAGCCGTCGAGGGCACGGGCATCGGTCTGGAAGCCAGGGTTGGCTTCGGCGTAGGCTAGCCGCGTGTCGGTCAGGTCGACCTGCGAGGCGGCGAGGTTTTCCTCGTAGGTGGGAATCCAGTCAAAGACGTACATCCCGAGCACGTAGGCTGGCGCGAAGAGGACGCACAGGACAAAGAGCCACACCCACCAGCCGGGCATGGGGTTGTCGTACTCGCGGATGCCGTCGTACTTGTGGCCTTGGATGACCTGGTCGTCGTTGCCGCCGCCGTAGAACAAGGCTCCGAGGTTGGTGTCGTGCTCCGGGACGTGCTTCGGCGCGTTGGGTTTAGAAGGCGTCTGGCTCATGGCTCAGCTAGGCTATACTCGGTCGGGGTGAGGACGTGGTCGTCGTCCAGCGGGAGGTTCTTGAAGGTGGCACGCTCGCTCTTCGAGAAGCCGAAGAAGGCGATGGCGCACCCGCACAAAAAGGCGACGACGAAGGCGATCAGGCCGATCTCGGAGAGCGCGCCCACTTCGAGGGCACGCACGGCTTCTTTCATCATAGCGGTCGAGGGTCGTAGGTCATGGGTCGCAGGTCAGTCTAGCCAGCACGTCGGGGCGTCACTCCGCGAGCGCGACCGTGGCGTCGGGGGCGTTCGGGCTATCGTCAAAGGTGGCTTTGGCTTCGACGCCGAGGCTCTGGAGATAGGCCACCATCGCGACGATCTGCTTGCGCTCGATGCCCTGCGGGCCGCCCTGGCTCGCCACCTCGGCGGCGATCTCGGCGGCCTGCGTCTCGGCGTCCGCGACGGCGCTCGCGATCTGCTCGTCGGTGTAGGGCAGGCCGAGCGCCTGGAGCGTACTTAGCTTCGCCGGGAGGTCGTCGATGCGGAGCGGCTTGCGCATCATGTGGGCGTAGGGCGGCATGATCGAGTTAGGGCTCGTCGAGCGCGGGTTCTCCATGTGGCGCACGTGCCAGAGGTGCGGGTATTTGCCGCCGACGCGGGCGAGGTCGGGACCGGTGCGCTTCGAGCCCCAGAGGTGGGGCGTCTCGTAGATCGTCTCCTCGGCGCGCGAATACGGGCCGTAGCGCTCGACCTCGTGGCGGAACGGCCGCACCATCTGGCTGTGGCAGTTGTTGCAGCCCTCGGCGATGTAGAGGTCGCGCCCGGCGAGTTCGAGCGGCGTCGGCGGCTCGAAGTTTTCCAGGTGCTCCACCTCGGCGGGCACGAGCAGGATCGGCGTCAGTTCGATCACCGTCCCGACGAGGATGGCGAGCACCGTGAGCACGGTGAAGATGATGGGCCAGCCTTCGAGCTTACGGTGGAAGCCGTGGGCTTGGATGAAGCGTTTCATCGGGGTGAGTCTAGTCTGAATCCAAATGGAGTCGTCCTGAGCGAGCAGAGCGAGCCGAAGGATCTGCGGGCCAGCACCGAAGCCAAGCGCGAGGCACCTCGCTGGTACTGAGATCCTTCGACGTCGCCCTGCGGGCTTCGCTCAGGATGACAAAAGAGGGCGTCAAGCATTCGTCAACTGCTTGGCGGGTCCCTGTTCGGACGTGGAGGCGGAGATGCGCGGGACCGCGACGGCCGGGTCGGGCAGGTTCTTCGGCGCGTTGCGGATGGTCATATAGGCGTTCACCATCAGGAAGACTACACCCAGGAGGTACATCGAGCCGCCAATCAGGCGCACCCAGTACATCGGCACGACCTGGATCACCGTCTCCATGAAGTCGGGGTACATCAGCCGCCCGGCGTCGTCAAACGCGCGCCACATGAGGCCCTGCGTGATGCCGGAGACGTACATCGCGAGGACGTACATCAGGATGCCGATCGTCCCGATCCAGAAGTGCGCCGTGGCGAGGGCTTTGCTCCACAGTTTCGTCCGCCAGAGGCGTGGCAGCAGCCAGTAGATCATCCCGAAGGTCATGAAGCCGTTCCAGCCGAGCGCGCCCGAGTGGACGTGGGCGATGTTCCAGTCGGTGTAGTGGCTGAGCGCGTTCACGCTCTTGACAGACAGCATCGGGCCCTCGAAGGTCGCCATCCCATAGAACGTGATGCCGACCACAAACATCTTGAGCACCACCGAGTCACGGAGCTTATGCCACGCGCCGCGCAGCGTAAAGAGGCCGTTGATCATGCCGCCCCATGACGGCATCCAGAGCATGATGGAGAAGACCATCCCGAGCGTCGCCGCCCACTCGGGGA includes:
- the ccoO gene encoding cytochrome-c oxidase, cbb3-type subunit II, which encodes MKRFIQAHGFHRKLEGWPIIFTVLTVLAILVGTVIELTPILLVPAEVEHLENFEPPTPLELAGRDLYIAEGCNNCHSQMVRPFRHEVERYGPYSRAEETIYETPHLWGSKRTGPDLARVGGKYPHLWHVRHMENPRSTSPNSIMPPYAHMMRKPLRIDDLPAKLSTLQALGLPYTDEQIASAVADAETQAAEIAAEVASQGGPQGIERKQIVAMVAYLQSLGVEAKATFDDSPNAPDATVALAE
- a CDS encoding cbb3-type cytochrome c oxidase N-terminal domain-containing protein produces the protein MSQTPSKPNAPKHVPEHDTNLGALFYGGGNDDQVIQGHKYDGIREYDNPMPGWWVWLFVLCVLFAPAYVLGMYVFDWIPTYEENLAASQVDLTDTRLAYAEANPGFQTDARALDGYIGDATLIAVGQELFTANCAACHGQQGEGLIGPNLTDTYAIHGGEPDAIFRVITEGVIEKGMTPWGAILTDEERAGVMAYVKSIEGTNVPGGKAPEGDPVN